A region from the Pseudomonas cucumis genome encodes:
- a CDS encoding cytochrome c oxidase subunit 3, whose amino-acid sequence MATHEHYYVPAQSKWPIIATVGMFVTVFGLGTWFNDLKAARPESHGPLIFFVGSLLLAYMLFGWFGTVIKESRAGLYSAQMDRSFRWGMSWFIFSEVMFFIAFFGALFYVRNITGPALGGEGTKGLAHMLWPTFEFTWPLLNNPDPKLFPPPKEVISPWGLPLLNTVLLVSSSVTVTIAHHALKKGHRGALKIWLALTVLLGCAFLGFQAEEYIHAYHELGLTLGSGIYGATFFMLTGFHGAHVTMGTIILFVMLMRVMRGHFDADHQFGFEAASWYWHFVDVVWIGLFVFVYVL is encoded by the coding sequence ATGGCAACTCACGAACATTATTACGTTCCAGCCCAGAGCAAATGGCCGATTATCGCCACGGTCGGCATGTTCGTCACGGTGTTCGGCCTGGGCACCTGGTTCAACGACCTGAAGGCTGCGCGTCCGGAATCCCACGGCCCATTGATCTTTTTCGTCGGCAGCCTGCTGCTGGCCTACATGCTGTTCGGCTGGTTCGGTACGGTGATCAAGGAAAGTCGCGCGGGGTTGTACAGCGCACAGATGGACCGCTCGTTCCGCTGGGGCATGAGCTGGTTCATTTTCTCGGAGGTGATGTTCTTCATCGCCTTTTTCGGTGCGCTGTTCTATGTGCGCAACATCACGGGCCCGGCACTGGGCGGTGAAGGCACCAAAGGCCTCGCTCATATGCTGTGGCCAACGTTTGAATTCACCTGGCCGCTGCTGAACAACCCGGACCCGAAACTCTTTCCTCCCCCCAAGGAAGTCATCAGCCCCTGGGGCCTGCCGCTGCTCAATACCGTGCTGCTGGTGAGTTCCAGCGTCACCGTGACCATTGCTCACCACGCCTTGAAAAAAGGCCATCGCGGCGCACTGAAAATCTGGCTGGCGCTGACCGTGTTGCTCGGTTGCGCGTTCCTCGGTTTCCAGGCCGAAGAGTACATCCACGCTTACCACGAACTGGGCCTGACTCTGGGTTCCGGCATCTACGGCGCAACGTTCTTCATGCTCACCGGTTTCCACGGCGCCCACGTGACCATGGGCACCATCATTCTGTTCGTGATGCTGATGCGGGTCATGCGCGGGCACTTCGATGCCGACCATCAATTCGGCTTCGAGGCGGCGAGCTGGTACTGGCACTTCGTGGACGTGGTGTGGATCGGGTTGTTCGTTTTTGTCTACGTGCTCTGA
- a CDS encoding twin transmembrane helix small protein, with protein MLKAAIVLMLIATVVSLFSGLFFLVKDDSHSNRLVIALSVRVALAATTVGLIAWGFFSGQLVSHVPW; from the coding sequence ATGCTCAAAGCAGCCATCGTCCTGATGCTGATTGCCACGGTTGTCAGCCTGTTCAGCGGCCTGTTTTTTCTGGTCAAGGACGACAGCCACTCGAATCGCCTGGTCATCGCCTTGAGTGTTCGTGTTGCGCTGGCTGCCACCACTGTCGGCTTGATCGCCTGGGGGTTTTTCAGCGGCCAGTTGGTGTCTCACGTGCCTTGGTAG
- a CDS encoding cytochrome c oxidase assembly protein, whose protein sequence is MADSISTKKLVTRLLLVVVAMFVFGFALVPIYDVMCQAFGINGKTSGQYEGEQTVDVSRQVRVQFLSTNAADMTWDFYPKSDELTAHPGAVNEMIFIAHNPTDRPMSAQAVPSIAPSNAAAYFHKTECFCFTQQVLQPGQRIEMPVRFIVDRDMPKEVKHLTLSYTLFDITARHPPVAVATSTGG, encoded by the coding sequence ATGGCTGATTCGATTTCGACGAAGAAACTGGTCACCCGCCTGTTGCTGGTGGTGGTGGCGATGTTTGTTTTCGGCTTTGCCCTGGTGCCGATCTACGACGTGATGTGCCAGGCGTTCGGCATCAATGGCAAAACCTCCGGGCAGTATGAAGGCGAGCAAACGGTCGACGTCTCGCGGCAGGTTCGCGTGCAGTTTCTGTCGACCAACGCGGCCGACATGACCTGGGATTTCTATCCCAAGAGTGATGAGCTGACCGCTCACCCGGGGGCGGTGAACGAGATGATTTTTATCGCCCACAACCCGACTGATCGCCCGATGAGCGCGCAGGCGGTACCAAGTATCGCGCCCAGCAACGCAGCCGCGTACTTCCACAAGACCGAATGTTTCTGCTTTACCCAGCAAGTGCTGCAGCCCGGTCAGCGAATCGAGATGCCGGTACGGTTCATTGTTGACCGCGACATGCCCAAGGAAGTGAAGCACCTGACGCTGTCCTACACGCTGTTCGATATCACCGCACGTCATCCGCCCGTGGCTGTTGCAACAAGCACCGGCGGCTAG